The Capricornis sumatraensis isolate serow.1 chromosome 20, serow.2, whole genome shotgun sequence genome contains the following window.
AGGGGAAGCCCCTCCCACTCTGGCCCAGCCTCAGACCCCTCCTCATCCTGGTCTACCCGGGGGCCCACCCTTCATCCCATGCACCGTGATTCAACCTCACGCCTTTTCCCTGGGGCCCAGCCTCTATCTCTATGTGGTCTAATCTGGACCATTCCCCTGATGGCTAGGCTGAAGGAAGAGGCCCCAGCAGAACCTTCAGAGGAGGCAGTTCAAGCACTCAGGTGAGACCACGTGGGGAAGGAGCCTGGACTCAGGCCAGAGGCAGGGGGAAGGGAAACAGCAGATAAGGAGACAGAGATACCTCATAGCTGAAGGGTGGGTGTCAGGCCACAGGGAGCAGGTCAGAGGTTATACTAcagtgtgcttagtagctcagttgtgtccaactctttgcaaccccctggactgtagcctgctaggctactctgtcgatgggatttttaggcaaggatactggagtgggtagccatttcctcctccaggggatcttcccaggccagggatcaagcctgggtctcctgagctgcagacgaattctttacctgctgagccactggggaaatctCATCTATGTTCGTTGGAGGTTAAGTAGAAAGGGATGGTTGCAGGCTGGACCTTGGACCTCGGGAATGGGTTGGATGTTAAACCATAAGGGCAGTGAAGCTGATGTGGGAGGGTGAGAGGTCAAAGTTCAGGAGAAGGCTGGCCATTTGACAGCAGGTCAAGGGCATGACCGCAGTGGAAAGTTCAGAGGTTAGACCAGAGTGGAAGGGCTTGAGGTTAGACTGTGGCAGAAAGCTGGAGACAGGCTGGAAGTGAGATCCCCGGGCAGGGTGAAGCGGGTCACAcatgaggaggagggggtggctgCAGGGGGAGGGCCGAGGTCAGTCAGGGGGCAGTGGGAGGGTGCAAATAGCTCACAGACGGATCcaggctggggaaggggcagagtCAGACAGAGCGGGGGGACGGAAGGACAGAAGCGCGGGGGGCTGAGGGAGGCCCGGGGGACGGGGGTGACGGATGGCGCAGCCAAGCCCCCTTCGCCCCTCGCTATGAGGCCGCAGCCCCTTCTCCTGGGCCAACAGGAGTCACACCCCGCCCTCCACACCCAGGAGGAGGCCTGCAGCCAAGACTGCCCCCCTTGCCTGAAGGTGGGCTCAGGCCCCAGAGCTCCCTCTCCCCTGAGGACACGCCCTCACTAAGGTGGGTGAGAAGTCCcgcctcagggcccctggctaccTGCAGGATGTGCACGCCCTTCAGGGAGACCACGGCCAGCTCGCGCAGCCCGTCCCCGGTCAGGTCCACGTGTGCCATGGCCAGCAGGGGGCTGGAGAAGCCCCGCCGCCACAGCAAGCGGAAGCCACACGGGGCCCCGGGGAGCCCTCGCCCGGGGCCGCAGTACTTGTAACAGAGCAGCTCCTGCAGGGGTGGGAGGTCAGGGTCACACGGTGGGCGTGGGGTCATGGGGGTGGGAACCAGGGTCACACAGGGGGACTGGAGTCACATGGGGGGACTGGAGTCACATGGGGGGACTGGAGTCACATGGGGGGATCGGAGTCACACGGGGGATCAGAGTCACACGGGGGATCAGAGTCACACGGGGTTGAGGTCACATGGGGTGGTCAGGGTCACACGGTGGGCATTGGGGTCACTAGGGGATCAGGGTCACACAGGAGGATGGGGTCACATGGGGGTCAAGGTCACACAGGGGGGTCAGGGTCACATAGGGCTCAAGGTCACATGGAGGGGTTGGGGTCACATGGCGGGGTTGGGGTCCCACGGGGGAAGGCAAGCGGCACAGGGCATGGGCTGTGACAGTCCCGCCCCTTGGCCCCACCTGTCCATAGGTGGCCACCAGTACTTCTGGCCGCCCATCCAGATCGATGTCGGTGACCAGGCCACAGAGGACACTGTCAAACTGGTCACTGCCTGGCAGGAGAAGCTGGTCTTCGAGCCCCCGGCTCAGCAGGTCGCTGGGGGTCAGAACACAGCAGGAAGACTGGGGTCAAGTGCAGTGCCCGCCACCCCGAGCACCGGATCCTCACGTGTCAGGTCTGGAGGCTCTGTTCCTGCTGAAGCCTGGACACCCTCGTCTCCAAGCTGGCCATCCTCCTATCCACCCAGAGGTGCTCAAGGCATCTCCGATCCGGACACTCACACGGTCCCCTGAAGGTGGGATCATCTCAGTCCCATGTGGAAACCCACACCATTCCTTCTGGGGACCCTGTCGCCTCCAGTCTGGACACATGTGTAGTCCTCTGGAGCCTGGACCCAATACTGGACACCTTCACGGCCCACCAGGTGTGCACAGCTGGCTTGCACTGGCTCACAGGAGCTGACTAGGACATTTTCAGAAACCCTGAGAGCGTGCTGGCATTGTGTCAGTGACTCGAAATCCCACCGTGGTGAGAGCACTGACGTGGGCAGACGTTACAAACCAGGGCTTTCTCCCACACAGAGCCAGCGGTTAACTACCTGCAACATGTTCCGCACCCCaaggagctttccaggtggtggcAGAGgcaaaagaacccacctgccaatgcaggttcgacccctggggtGGTAAGattcccctgaaagagggcatggcaacccattccaattctgttgcccggagaatcccatggacagaggagcctggcaggctgcggtccatggggatcgcaaagagtcggaccgaATAACCTAGCACACACCCAGCCCAGCGGGGCCGGACATCTCAGTTCCCACCCCGAGGTCTCAGCACATCTCCTACAAGTTCTAGATTAAAACACTCGGTGCTTCTCTCCCTGGGACACGGACACCTTTACCCACCCAGGCCTGAACCACCACACCCAAAACTTTACTTTCTGTGGAGAATGAACAGGTTAGGCCGTGGTGCAAAGGCACAGGGCCCGCCCGCCTCCACGTGCCCCTCACCGGTACACCACCGCCGGCTCCAACATGCTGGCCACCAGCACGCTGTACTCCTCCTGCTGTGGTCTGTCCTccatctctggagaagggacagaggtgggggaggtgtGAGCGGACAGGTCCCaggtccctcctccccacccctccataCCTGAGAGGAACACAGGTTAGACtcctagagtcggacacgaggaGGTGTGAGCGGACAGGTCCCaggtccctcctccccacccctccataCCTGAGAGGAACACAGGTTAGACtcctagagttggacacaactgaagcgacttagcagcagcagcaggaagccttGACGATGGGTTGGTTACAGGTGGAGGGTTAGAGGTTAGACCACGAGAGGAGGAtggaggtcagaggtcaggaGGAGGAATAGGTGTTGGATAACAGTTTAAAAAGCCCAaggttaggggacttccctggtggcccaggaattaagactgtgcttccagtgcagcggatgcaggtttgatcctggttggggaactaagaactaagatcccacatgccatgaggctcAAAGTCAAGACAAAATTCAAGGTTAGACCACCAGGTTAGATGAGAACATGGTTAGATGAGAATATGAAAGTCCTCAGATCACTGTAGGGGTATCAGGGGTAAACCACAGGAGGAGGGATGGAAGACAGACCACAGAGGTCAGACCAAGAGAAACaccaaggacttctctggtggccctgTGGTTAAGGATCTGACTTGCAATAAAAGAGACGCaagttggggaactgagatcccacacgccacagagcagtCAAGTCCGAGCGCCGCAACTAGAGGGGTTTGTGCGTAGcaaggaaagatcctgcatgccacaactaagacccaacgcagccaaataaagaaagaaaaagaaaaacacgagAGGACAGACCAGAATAAGAGGAACAGATCAACACATGGGGGGAAAGGAGAGACCGCGAGTCCGGGGCCAGTGCTGAGTTCATGAGAAGAATTTGGGTCTGAATGGCAGCAAGACACAGAATGACAAGTCCTGAGGCCGAGACGGGGGTCAGGGGAAGTGGCACAGTGAGGGGTGAAGgttagagacaccaaggggaAGGCGGAAGTTCAACTCAGGGTAAAAGGTCAGGTTAAAGGTTAGACCACCAACCGGGCCAAGTTGCTGGGAGTGAAATTCAGGAGCGTGTGCGGAGAGATGGGGCAGGGTAAGTCCTGCGTCGGAGTGGGGCACCCAGGAGGACGGGAGGAAGGAACGATGGGAGCAGGACGTTTAGGGAGAGGGGTACAAACGTGGGTGGGGGGAGCCGAGCCCACGCCCAGAACTCACCCTCGGGGGCCGAAAGGCTGAACACGATCACTCGAGAAATGGGGCCGTCCTGAAGGATGGTCCACGTCTGCAGGACCTCTGTGTGGAGGGCGAGGACTCAGGGCCCCGCCTTCAGCACTGAGTGCGAGCCCCCTTCCCGggacccacccccagccctgagcgcccCGGGCCCCGCCCAAGCCTCGCCCAAGCCTCGCCCAAGCCCCGCCCAAACCCGCCCCCAGCCTGCACTGCCAGCCCCGCCCCAAGCCCAgagcgcccgccccgcccccaaggCCCCGCCCCTAACCATGTCCGAACCCCGCCCCATGATCACCTCGACTCTGCTGGTCCACGTGGGCGACGCGAACGTAACCGCTCTGACAGCCCAGAGCTGAGAGTCGCCGGGATGTGCCGGGCAGGTTGTGCACGTCAAGCCACAAGACGCTGGGGGTGGACAGGTGGACAGAGGGGCCCTCGGGCCGTCACCAggtcccagcccccaccctctaTCTCCGCCTCCCTACAAgcatccaccccacccctccccctagAAGAGCCTTGGGCCTCCGCTGGGCTTGATTTCCCTAGGGCTCAATTCTCACCACCCAGATTTCTCGGAGCCCGCCTGCCCCGGTCCCTGCTGGCCTGTCGGGGGCTCGCCTACCTACTGGTCAGGTTTGTGAGCTCTGGGAAGAGGTTTTCCACAGGCTGTTCTTCAAACTGATGCAGTCCCTCGTTCTGGGGGAACCGAGACCCGCCACCCGCTTGGAGTCAGTGGCTGGTCTCACACACCGCCCTCCACCCCCGACCCCCCGACCCCAGTCCACGGTGGCCCCAGCAGGGCTCTGCTCACCACGCCTCCTCCGCCTCACCTCCTTGTACAGATGAATGGCTGGGTCATTCCCACTCAGGAGAAACACGGTCTCTAGTTGATCCCCGACCTGAACCCTGAAAGCAAAAAACTCTAGAACACCAGTATGGTGGACCTTGAGTGTAGTAGAGTTCGTCAGTTTTAAAACCCTCCTCTTGAAAAAACTCTTGCTTGCGAGAACCCTGTCATTCTAGGCTTCAAACACTGGATCCACAGTGAAGATGCAGAACTGTAGAAACTGACCCTTGAAGAATCACAGGATGGTACAGCTTTCCAATCTCAGAAACTCAGCATGTCAGAACCTTCTGTTTCTAGAGCCCTCACCTGCTAGAATCTTCATTCTGGATGTGGGTTCAGGAATGAACACGGAGCTCTGAGAATGGGCTGCAGAACCTCAGAACACTAGTACCTCTTTACCCTAGAACCCCAGTGTTCTAGaagttctgttttctgtctccttcAAGACACTAGAACTTTTGGAAATTGCCATCATGGTATTCAGACTGAGAATTGGTAGACTATCCAGATCATAGAACCCAGAATATTAGTGGGTTAGAAACTTCAGTTTCTCAAACTCTCATCTGATAGACCTGAGGTTGGCCAATTATGACCTGCAGGCTAAATCTCACTCCCTGTTttgtttggccatgccacatggcttgcacggtcttagctccctgaccagggatcgaacccatgcccccggCTGTGGGAGTGCAATCTTAACCAagggaccaccaggggagtccctcccctgatttgtaaataaagttttattggaacacagccacacataTTCATTCATACAGTGTCCATGGCTGCCTTCTTGTTACAGTGGCCGACCTGAGCGGCTGTGAGACAGACTAAATAGAAAATGTTTGGCAACTCCTGTGCTAGAACACTGGCGTTCCAGAATGGAATTCTTATACTTTGGGATCCTAGCACATCAGTACTCTTCATGGTCTGTATTCTCTCTCCTTGAGATAtgataatgttcagttcagttcagttcagtcgctcagtcgtgtccgactctttgcgaccccatgaatcgcagcacgccaggcctccctgtccatcaccatctcccggagttcactcagactcacgtccgtcgagtccgtgatgccatccagccatctcaacctctgtcgtccccttctcctcctgcccccaatccaggACCTTAATATTACAGTATCTCAGAATCATCAAACTGTAGATCTTTCAGATCTTGGAATCTCAGAGCTAAtaactcaaggaaaaaaaaagcatttctggATCTTGGAATGCCCTAATCTAGAATATCAAAACTTGAGAGTTCTACAGGTCTGGAAATGAAGCACTCAATTAACTCTCAAATTATCTAGTtcagggggttccctggtggctcagacagtaaagaatctgcttgcaatgcaggagatgcaggttcgatccctgagtcaggaaggtcccctggagaagagaatggctacctactccagtattcttgtctggagaattccacgaacagaggagccctgagggctacagtccatggggtcgcaaagagttggacacgacttagtgactaacaccaTCTAGTTCAGGGATTGCAAAATGGTAGCCCATTAGCTGAGTATGGCCCATGGCTACTTTAAATGCACTATGCTCTAAAAAACAAACGAGTCTGATTGTTTATAGGTGGGTTTGTGGTCTTCAGTATGCTACAGCCTCTGCTCtctcaacatacacacacacacacacacgtgcacacatacactCCCTAATGTATCAAGCCTGTGATTTACTTACTCTGCGTGGCATAGTTGGAAAGGAGTGAACTGGAGCTCCAGATTCAGGCAGCTCTCTGCAGGGGGAGCGGAGGCAGTTAGGTGCCGGGGATGGGACTGCATCCCCCACCCTCTCCTCATCCCTCTTTCCCTCCAGGCCACACTTACGAGCAATGGAGTCGAGGTTGTACTCAGAGCCAGGCTCGTAGTCACAGTAAATGTTAAGGAAGGGGCTGCCCTTGTCCCCAGAATCCTGGGAGAGGAGACTGGCCTCAGAGGAAGGCAGAAGCAGCAAGAGGGATTTGGGGAAGACTCAGTAAGGAGGAgaaaatggatagatggatgggctCTGGGTACCTTAATGAACGTGATCCCCACAACCAGACCCCGCTTTGGGGGTGACTTGTTGAAGGTGTCAATGGAGACAATCTCTGCATCCACTGGGAGAGGAGAGTTCAAAGTTCACATTTCAGGCAGGCCCGTGACCCCAATATTTCCAACCACGGTGACCCTTGACCTCTACAGCTCAGTCATCTCTCACCACCACAAATTATGACTGTTGGGTCCCAGTGGGTCCTGTTCACCATCACCAGGGTAGGTGTAATCCTGGTTTCTGAGTCATCCTGAACCCGAACTACTTCAGGCCCCTATTTATCCCTGTCTTCTGACCCCAGTGCCTCCAGATTACCAGCTCTGACCCCCTTCAATCACCATCACCCTGATCCCGTTCGCCCATCATGGTGACCTGACCCAAGACAGAGCCTCAGAAACCTTCTCAACACTCCGTTCCGAGCCCCCAGCCCGACGGCGCCACGCACCGGGAATGTAATTGAACTGCAGCTCCTTGGCCACGGGCCGGATTTTCTGTCGGAGGTCTTGGTAGCGGAAGCCTAGCACCTTGCCTTTAAGGGTGGCGGCCAGCAGTTCCCCGCGCCCGCCCGCGCCGCCTGCTAGCCCATACACATTGCTCTGCGACGAGAAGCGTGTGAAGCTGTCCTCGCGCAGCGGGCAAGGCCCTGCGGCCATGGCCGCCTCCCCCATCATGTCCCTCAACCACTCATTCCCAGAGCCCCCACAGCGGCCCGCTCTACCCGTGGATCGCCGGGCGTCCGCGGGGCGCGCAGACCGATTACGTGAAGAAGCTGCGGTCGCTGCCCTTTACAAAGATGGCCGCCAGCCGGGCTGCCCTCCAGACTTTGCTTCAACGCGCTTGCGCGCTCCTGCTTGGTCCTTTTCAGGGCCGAGGCGACTGCGATTTGCAAATTaagaggtccatggggtcgcgaagagtcggacacgactgagcgacttcactttcacttctcactttcatgcattggagaaggaaatggcaacccactccagtgttcttgcctggagaatcccagggacgggggagcctggtgggctgccgtctatgaggtcacacagagtcggacacgactgaagtgacttagcagcaacagcagcagacagAGGTACATAGTATGTTTGACCAATCAAGAAATTGAGGCACAAAGAAATTTGTCTAAGATCAGTTAGAAGCCGCAGTGTTGGAACCCAAACAAGATAGCGCcatagtttattattttaatcacatcacttaaaactttttttttttttttttgcctcatagtgctgcttatgggatcttagttcccccatcaggcATTGAACCAGACCCTaggcagtgaaagtgctagtcctaaccactggaccaccaggggattctctCCCATCACCTTTAAAGTGGTGAAATGCATTCTGCTTACCCCAAGGAAACAGTTCTAGCTATCTGTCCTGGCAAATAACCTTCACCTTATCTACTGAAAAaggcttggtggctcagatggtaaagaatttgtctacaatgccagagacccgggtttgacctcttggtcaagatcccctggagaaaggaatggctacccactccagtattcttgcctggagaattccatggacagaggaacctggcgggctacagtccattgggtcccagagaatcagacaggactgagtgactaacatttcactttttctttctttactgaaaGCTGACTTTATGCTAGTCATGTTGGCTGATGatctcattgaatcctcacaGCTACCCTATTCTTGTTTCCCtgccttcatttattcaacatgtattgagcacttactctgtgccaagATATCCTTTATGAATTTATCTCAATAAACTCTTGCAACAACCCTGGAAAGAAGTTTATTACCCCAATTTATAGAAAACGAAATGGAGGCTGGGGGAGAATAAATTCCTTGACTGATGTGATAGTAAGTGCTGGAGAAAGGATGATGTCTTCTGGGATTCATGTATATACATGTTTGTCCTTAGAAGAGCATCAACGGTGTGGGGACTCTGTGTATGGTATTTCCAGAAGACATGAATTGGCCAGCTGTCCTGGCCACCTTGAATAATATTCTGTCACCTGCTTCCAGGCAAAAAGAggacatacacacatgcacgtgcaGACTGCAAAACTCATGAAGGCAGTGACTGGATCTCCTTTGTTCACAGTCAAATTGCCAATACCTGGACCACAAGGTTTTTCATGAAGTGACCATTTAGTAAATATGTTAAGATCCCCAAGCTATGTACCAGACCCTTTGCCAAGCACCTGGGACACTGTTGCCTAAGAAGCATGAGAAGAGTTCTCCAAGGCAGATTCGATCTGGAAGGTGATGAAAAGAAAGGAGTTTGTGTCAAACACAGGTCTAGCTATGTTGGTTAATGCTGTAACTCCAGGGACTGCGCCAGGacatggcacacagtaggtgcttaacaGATACCCGGGGATTAGATGGAAGGAGGGGTGTCTTCTTCCACTTCTAAAGAATGTGTTCTTcaggctttaaaaaattatttggctgtgccaggtcttaattgcagcatgtgggatctagttcccccaccagggttctaagctgtgtctcctgctttggaaggcagactGTTAACCACtgcaccaaggaagtcccttgagcacttttaatatgattttaaagCACACCCAGGGTTGAAAATCACTACACTACTTAGCCTTCTGCAAGTGCCATGGCAGACATTGGTAATCAATCTGAGGTCTCAGGAGTCTTAACTGAGCTCGAGGCAGCCATCATCAATTGATTAGAGCTGTGGGagaagccggagaaggcaatggcaccccactccagtactcttgcctggaaaatcccatggacagaggagcctggtaggctgcagtccatggggttgctaacagttggacatgactgggcgacttcactttcacatttccctttcatgcattggagaaggaaatggcaacacactccagtgttcttgcctggagaatcccagggacgggggagcctggtgtgctgtcatctatggggtagcaaagagtcggacacgactgaagcgacttagcagcagcagcagtgggagaagcggagggggacagaggagcagggcagAGTGTCACACAGAGGCCACTCTCGACACAGGGTGACCCTGAACCTCTCCCGAGCTCCTTCTAGGCTCGAAGCTGGAGCAGCTCTCCGGGGAGCCTGCCCTGGTTTTCCAGGCAGCCCCGGTTCACATCCTGATGTCATGCCAGTGACACTGAGTCCGCCTTCTGGCACTGGCC
Protein-coding sequences here:
- the KPTN gene encoding KICSTOR complex protein kaptin isoform X2; protein product: MMGEAAMAAGPCPLREDSFTRFSSQSNVYGLAGGAGGRGELLAATLKGKVLGFRYQDLRQKIRPVAKELQFNYIPESCLNLELQFTPFQLCHAEVQVGDQLETVFLLSGNDPAIHLYKENEGLHQFEEQPVENLFPELTNLTSSVLWLDVHNLPGTSRRLSALGCQSGYVRVAHVDQQSREVLQTWTILQDGPISRVIVFSLSAPEEMEDRPQQEEYSVLVASMLEPAVVYRDLLSRGLEDQLLLPGSDQFDSVLCGLVTDIDLDGRPEVLVATYGQELLCYKYCGPGRGLPGAPCGFRLLWRRGFSSPLLAMAHVDLTGDGLRELAVVSLKGVHILQHSLIQASELVLTRLRRQVEQRRRQLQKLGDRVGSGPAETLAS
- the KPTN gene encoding KICSTOR complex protein kaptin isoform X1, which translates into the protein MMGEAAMAAGPCPLREDSFTRFSSQSNVYGLAGGAGGRGELLAATLKGKVLGFRYQDLRQKIRPVAKELQFNYIPVDAEIVSIDTFNKSPPKRGLVVGITFIKDSGDKGSPFLNIYCDYEPGSEYNLDSIAQSCLNLELQFTPFQLCHAEVQVGDQLETVFLLSGNDPAIHLYKENEGLHQFEEQPVENLFPELTNLTSSVLWLDVHNLPGTSRRLSALGCQSGYVRVAHVDQQSREVLQTWTILQDGPISRVIVFSLSAPEEMEDRPQQEEYSVLVASMLEPAVVYRDLLSRGLEDQLLLPGSDQFDSVLCGLVTDIDLDGRPEVLVATYGQELLCYKYCGPGRGLPGAPCGFRLLWRRGFSSPLLAMAHVDLTGDGLRELAVVSLKGVHILQHSLIQASELVLTRLRRQVEQRRRQLQKLGDRVGSGPAETLAS